One genomic window of Halococcus salifodinae DSM 8989 includes the following:
- a CDS encoding acyl-CoA carboxylase subunit beta — protein sequence MDIRIGGDASDEEARVVGSALAEHVGESVTVYVGDAEESTANVEPPESESSEPRDSGGSGGASDHGPTEREERLREEIADIELGGPEKYKERLDDQGKLFVRDRLDLWFGDGGFSFEDGRFAGFDDWHPDSPEVEESDPNTRLPGDGLLTGAAEFEGRDIHAMANDFTVKAGSMAGKGVEKFLRMQQRALKTGKPVLYLMDSSGGRIDQQTGFFANREGIGKYYYNHSMLSGRVPQICVLYGPCIAGAAYTPVFADFTVMVEGMSAMAIASPRMVEMVTGEEISMEDLGGAQVHAAESGSADLVAEDEEHARELVAQLITYLPDNSDEKPPHSDSAPPARSPDGIDSVIPERPNKGYDVHDVIDRVADQGSVLELREQYGPEIVTAFCRIDGRPVGVVANQPAHRAGAIFPDAAEKAAEFVWTCDAYNVPLLYLCDTPGFMAGSQVEKDGILEQGKKMIYATSSATVPKQCVVLRKAYGAGIYAMSGPAYDPEATLGLPSGEIAIMGPEAAINAVYRNRLDDIEDDDERAEREAELREEYREDIDIHRMANEVVIDEIVPPSDLREELAARFAFYEDVEKSLPDKKHGTVL from the coding sequence ATGGACATCCGCATCGGTGGGGACGCGAGCGACGAGGAGGCACGTGTCGTCGGCAGTGCGCTGGCAGAACACGTCGGCGAGAGCGTCACGGTCTACGTCGGTGACGCCGAAGAATCCACGGCGAACGTTGAGCCACCCGAGTCCGAGTCATCCGAACCACGCGACTCTGGTGGGTCGGGTGGGGCGTCGGATCACGGCCCGACCGAACGCGAGGAACGCCTGCGCGAGGAGATCGCGGACATCGAACTCGGCGGTCCCGAGAAGTACAAGGAGCGTCTCGACGACCAGGGCAAACTGTTCGTCCGCGACCGGCTCGACCTCTGGTTCGGCGACGGCGGATTCAGCTTCGAGGACGGCCGGTTCGCGGGTTTCGACGACTGGCATCCCGACAGTCCCGAAGTCGAGGAATCGGACCCGAACACGAGGCTACCGGGGGACGGCCTCCTGACCGGCGCGGCAGAGTTCGAGGGCCGGGACATCCACGCGATGGCGAACGACTTCACCGTCAAGGCGGGCTCGATGGCCGGAAAGGGCGTCGAGAAGTTCCTCCGGATGCAACAGCGCGCGCTCAAGACCGGCAAGCCAGTCCTCTATCTGATGGACTCCTCCGGAGGGCGGATCGACCAGCAGACCGGGTTCTTCGCCAACCGCGAGGGGATCGGGAAATACTACTACAACCACTCGATGCTCTCGGGGCGCGTCCCACAGATCTGTGTGCTCTACGGCCCCTGTATCGCCGGTGCAGCCTACACGCCCGTCTTTGCGGATTTCACGGTGATGGTCGAGGGGATGTCCGCGATGGCGATCGCCTCCCCCCGAATGGTCGAGATGGTGACCGGCGAGGAGATCAGCATGGAGGATCTCGGCGGCGCGCAGGTCCACGCCGCAGAGTCGGGCAGCGCCGACCTCGTCGCCGAGGACGAAGAGCACGCCCGCGAGCTCGTCGCCCAACTCATCACCTACCTGCCGGACAACTCGGACGAAAAACCACCCCACTCCGACAGTGCTCCGCCCGCACGATCGCCCGACGGGATCGATTCGGTGATTCCCGAACGACCGAACAAGGGGTACGACGTCCACGACGTGATCGATCGCGTCGCCGATCAGGGCTCGGTGCTCGAACTCCGTGAGCAGTACGGCCCGGAGATCGTCACCGCGTTCTGTCGGATCGACGGCCGGCCCGTCGGCGTGGTCGCGAACCAGCCCGCCCACCGCGCGGGCGCGATCTTCCCCGACGCGGCCGAGAAGGCCGCGGAGTTCGTCTGGACCTGTGACGCCTACAACGTTCCGCTACTGTATCTCTGTGACACGCCGGGGTTCATGGCGGGCTCGCAGGTCGAGAAGGACGGCATCCTCGAACAGGGCAAGAAGATGATCTACGCCACGTCGTCGGCGACGGTCCCGAAGCAGTGTGTCGTCCTCCGGAAGGCCTACGGCGCGGGGATCTACGCGATGAGTGGGCCGGCCTACGATCCCGAGGCGACGCTCGGCCTTCCGTCGGGCGAGATCGCCATCATGGGTCCCGAGGCAGCGATCAACGCGGTCTACCGCAACCGGCTCGACGACATCGAGGACGACGACGAGCGCGCCGAGCGCGAGGCCGAACTCCGCGAGGAGTACCGCGAGGACATCGACATCCACCGGATGGCGAACGAGGTGGTGATCGACGAGATCGTGCCGCCGAGCGACCTCCGCGAGGAGCTCGCCGCACGCTTCGCGTTCTACGAGGACGTCGAGAAATCGCTGCCCGACAAGAAACACGGCACCGTCCTCTAA
- a CDS encoding helix-turn-helix domain-containing protein, protein MIDECLVVEFQVKDDDCPLADATRTAGVTVDARPPQLRADGYALLRFTAPDSTEFVTTLDADDRIRYLHVSSVDGRRNGRCLSKHLCVVHDLVSAGFMVESLRYRDGSATLTGAVVGQEVLRGVLDTAGETVGVTLERTYPLGADEESTVVQQWDLTPRQEEALRTAVGMDYFAVPRGATAAEVAAELDISKSAFLERLHRGQSALFGQVFA, encoded by the coding sequence ATGATCGACGAGTGCCTCGTGGTCGAATTCCAGGTCAAGGACGACGACTGTCCGCTGGCCGATGCGACGCGCACAGCGGGCGTGACCGTCGACGCGCGGCCGCCCCAGCTCCGGGCCGACGGCTACGCACTTCTCCGGTTCACCGCACCCGACTCCACGGAGTTCGTGACGACACTCGACGCCGACGACCGGATCCGATATCTCCACGTCTCGTCGGTCGACGGCCGGCGGAACGGACGGTGTCTCTCGAAACACCTCTGCGTGGTCCACGACCTCGTGAGCGCGGGGTTCATGGTCGAATCACTCCGGTATCGCGACGGCAGCGCGACGCTCACCGGTGCGGTGGTGGGGCAAGAGGTGCTCCGCGGGGTGCTCGACACGGCCGGCGAGACCGTCGGCGTCACGCTCGAACGCACCTACCCGCTGGGTGCGGATGAGGAGAGCACGGTGGTCCAGCAGTGGGACCTCACGCCGCGCCAGGAGGAGGCACTTCGAACCGCCGTCGGGATGGACTACTTCGCCGTGCCGCGCGGGGCGACCGCCGCGGAGGTAGCGGCGGAACTCGACATCAGCAAGTCAGCGTTCTTAGAACGGCTCCACCGTGGCCAGAGCGCGTTGTTCGGCCAGGTGTTCGCGTAG
- a CDS encoding PGF-CTERM sorting domain-containing protein, giving the protein MGATVNETQATQGEATTADNDDTAADDETAANGTNGSGGAETTAAGGPGFTLVAGVVALLAAALVAARRD; this is encoded by the coding sequence ATGGGGGCCACTGTGAACGAGACACAAGCGACCCAGGGTGAAGCAACGACTGCCGACAACGACGACACCGCTGCTGACGATGAGACCGCTGCGAACGGAACGAACGGCAGCGGTGGCGCGGAGACGACGGCAGCAGGTGGGCCCGGCTTCACGCTGGTCGCCGGTGTGGTGGCGCTGCTCGCGGCCGCACTCGTGGCTGCACGCCGCGACTGA
- a CDS encoding ABC transporter permease has translation MDFRETLRIASRSIRSHKLRSVLTVIGVVIGIASVVTFATFGASVEADIVGDIGSTSASNVYVLPTPGGEDDGGGGPGPGIGGLAQPVFTDNDVTQLREIDGVRQTLPRGNVRVNSLSYANDTVSRNQITATTPASFPADAIVEGRAFESGEQEVVVSEAATQAFETNLSVGDSLSITRANGEQASVAVVGIANRTAGQFSFASFGGQPRFYVPIEPFYQRTVESPSLGVNQRAYPQVTVVAEPARINTVKNDVQAFLGDSDAAELKPESVELSAQTSGDFVEDIQEIINQVTRFVTGIAVIALIVGAIGIANIMLVSVTERTREIGIMKAVGARNRDVMGLFLAEATVLGGAGAIVGLPLGLAVAYGATAYAEVAFTPAYVWFAIAVGVGVLVGVVAGLYPAWRAARVDPIDALRYE, from the coding sequence ATGGATTTCAGGGAAACCCTGCGGATCGCGAGCCGATCCATCCGGTCGCACAAGCTCCGCTCGGTGCTGACCGTGATCGGTGTCGTGATCGGGATCGCGTCGGTGGTCACGTTCGCCACGTTCGGGGCGAGCGTTGAGGCCGACATCGTCGGCGACATCGGGAGCACGTCCGCGAGCAACGTCTACGTTCTGCCGACGCCGGGCGGCGAGGACGATGGCGGCGGTGGCCCCGGCCCGGGGATCGGGGGACTCGCCCAGCCGGTGTTTACGGACAATGACGTCACGCAGTTGCGCGAGATCGACGGCGTCCGCCAGACGCTGCCACGGGGCAACGTCCGGGTGAACTCGCTCAGCTACGCGAACGACACCGTCTCGCGGAATCAGATCACCGCGACCACGCCCGCTTCCTTCCCGGCGGACGCCATCGTCGAGGGCCGGGCGTTCGAATCGGGCGAGCAGGAGGTGGTCGTGAGTGAGGCCGCCACCCAGGCCTTCGAGACGAACCTCTCGGTCGGTGACAGTCTCTCGATCACCCGCGCGAACGGCGAGCAGGCCAGTGTCGCGGTCGTCGGGATCGCAAACCGGACGGCCGGCCAGTTCTCCTTTGCCTCCTTCGGTGGCCAGCCCCGATTTTACGTCCCGATCGAGCCGTTCTACCAGCGGACGGTCGAGAGCCCCTCACTCGGGGTGAACCAGCGCGCTTACCCACAGGTGACGGTCGTCGCGGAGCCGGCACGGATCAACACGGTCAAGAACGACGTTCAAGCATTCCTCGGGGACTCGGACGCCGCGGAGCTGAAGCCCGAGTCGGTCGAGCTGTCGGCTCAGACCAGCGGTGACTTCGTCGAGGACATCCAGGAGATCATCAATCAGGTCACGCGCTTCGTCACGGGGATCGCGGTGATCGCGCTCATCGTGGGGGCGATCGGGATCGCGAACATCATGCTGGTGAGCGTCACCGAACGCACCCGCGAGATCGGGATCATGAAGGCCGTCGGCGCGCGCAACCGCGACGTGATGGGGCTGTTCCTCGCCGAGGCCACAGTTTTGGGCGGGGCCGGAGCGATCGTCGGTCTTCCATTGGGTCTCGCGGTGGCCTACGGCGCGACGGCGTACGCCGAGGTGGCGTTCACACCGGCGTACGTCTGGTTCGCCATCGCGGTCGGCGTCGGCGTGCTGGTCGGCGTCGTCGCCGGCCTCTACCCGGCGTGGCGCGCGGCCCGCGTCGATCCCATCGACGCACTCCGGTATGAATAG
- a CDS encoding class 1 fructose-bisphosphatase has protein sequence MSHASTIGAILDTVAGTAPEIREGLVGRREYVEGENPSGEDQLAADVHADQLLEERLLAIDGVDSYASEEREAVVESDDEAADGSSGGGELSVAVDPLDGSSNLKPNNAMGTIVAVYDAPLPASGRDLVAAAYVLLGPITTMVAAVDGSVTEYVVDDGERHTAREDVVLPDDPTVYGFGGRVPDWTGEFTEYAREVESDASLKLRYGGAMIGDVNQVMTYGGVFAYPALDSAPEGKLRLQFEGNPMAYIVESADGKSSDGERSLLDVEPDDLHDRVPVHLGDADLIDRLEAAIGGDE, from the coding sequence ATGAGTCACGCATCGACGATCGGGGCGATCCTCGACACCGTCGCCGGGACGGCCCCCGAGATCCGCGAGGGGCTCGTCGGCCGGCGCGAGTACGTCGAGGGCGAGAACCCCAGCGGCGAAGACCAGCTCGCGGCGGACGTTCACGCCGACCAGCTCCTCGAAGAACGACTGCTCGCGATCGACGGCGTCGACAGCTACGCGAGCGAGGAACGCGAGGCGGTCGTCGAGAGCGACGACGAAGCGGCGGACGGCAGTAGCGGTGGCGGTGAACTGTCGGTCGCGGTCGATCCACTCGACGGTTCCTCGAATCTCAAACCGAACAACGCAATGGGAACGATCGTCGCGGTGTACGACGCTCCGCTCCCCGCAAGCGGTCGCGACCTCGTCGCCGCCGCCTACGTCCTCCTCGGCCCGATCACGACGATGGTGGCTGCCGTCGACGGAAGTGTGACGGAGTACGTGGTAGACGACGGCGAACGACACACCGCTCGCGAGGACGTCGTCCTGCCGGACGATCCGACGGTGTACGGGTTCGGCGGGCGAGTGCCCGACTGGACCGGGGAGTTCACCGAGTACGCGCGCGAGGTCGAGTCGGACGCCTCGCTGAAGCTCCGCTACGGCGGTGCGATGATCGGCGATGTGAACCAGGTGATGACCTACGGCGGCGTGTTCGCCTATCCGGCGCTCGACTCCGCGCCCGAAGGAAAACTCCGGCTCCAGTTCGAGGGCAACCCGATGGCGTACATTGTGGAGTCGGCTGACGGGAAGTCCTCGGACGGCGAGCGCTCGCTACTCGACGTCGAGCCCGACGACCTCCACGATCGGGTCCCGGTCCACCTCGGCGACGCTGACCTGATCGATCGCCTGGAGGCGGCGATCGGCGGCGACGAGTGA
- a CDS encoding PGF-CTERM sorting domain-containing protein encodes MTEATEGGAETTESGAETTESGGENETDANASGGEETTSGNGPGFTLVAGVVALLAAALVAARRD; translated from the coding sequence ATGACTGAAGCCACTGAGGGTGGAGCTGAAACCACTGAGAGTGGGGCCGAAACCACTGAAAGTGGCGGTGAGAACGAGACCGACGCAAACGCCAGCGGTGGCGAAGAGACGACTAGCGGCAACGGTCCGGGCTTCACACTGGTCGCCGGTGTGGTGGCGCTGCTCGCGGCCGCACTCGTGGCCGCACGCCGCGACTGA
- a CDS encoding ribonuclease H-like domain-containing protein, which translates to MRIENSFIPVHGVGEATERRLWNDGVTHWDAFDGSTVGTTTERRIHEFIATARDRLDAGDAAFFDEAFPSASRWRLYENFRDATCFFDIETTGLDARHSDVTTVSFHRAGETTTLVRGEDLTRTAVEEQLADASLLVTFNGKRFDVPFLEQSFDLDIDRPHIDLMYPCRQLDLTGGLKNIERTVGIDRDQPELSGRDAVRLWHQYERGDEQALSTLVSYNRADTANLESLLDIVADRLHDEIFTAHDGV; encoded by the coding sequence GTGCGCATCGAGAACAGCTTCATTCCCGTCCATGGCGTGGGCGAGGCGACCGAACGCCGGCTCTGGAACGACGGCGTCACCCACTGGGACGCGTTCGACGGCTCGACCGTCGGCACGACGACCGAGCGCCGCATCCACGAGTTCATCGCGACCGCACGTGACCGCCTCGACGCGGGCGACGCGGCCTTCTTCGACGAAGCGTTTCCCTCGGCCAGCCGGTGGCGGCTCTACGAGAACTTCCGCGACGCGACCTGTTTTTTCGACATCGAGACCACGGGACTCGACGCACGTCACAGCGACGTGACGACCGTGAGCTTTCACCGTGCCGGCGAGACGACGACGCTGGTTCGCGGAGAGGATCTCACCCGGACAGCGGTCGAAGAACAGCTCGCCGACGCCAGCCTCCTCGTGACGTTCAACGGCAAGCGCTTCGACGTCCCGTTCCTGGAACAGTCGTTCGATCTCGACATCGATCGTCCACATATCGATCTCATGTACCCATGTCGGCAGCTTGACCTCACAGGCGGCCTAAAGAACATCGAGCGCACGGTCGGGATCGATCGCGATCAGCCGGAGCTCTCGGGTCGGGACGCGGTCCGACTGTGGCACCAGTACGAACGTGGCGACGAGCAGGCGCTCTCGACGCTGGTGTCGTACAACCGTGCCGATACGGCAAACCTCGAATCGCTGCTGGATATCGTCGCCGATCGGCTCCACGACGAGATCTTCACCGCACACGACGGCGTGTAA
- a CDS encoding ABC transporter ATP-binding protein encodes MSQPASTTTSAEDTAVVRLADVRKTYDLGGTVEALAGVSLTLDEGSYTAVMGPSGSGKSTLLNLVGALDTPDEGSVEVAGHDIDTDSEDDRAAIRGTEIGFVFQTFNLMPRSNAVENVTLPLVFDDWSRDRRRERAQEVLKRVGLGDRLDHRPTELSGGQRQRVAIARALAPDPSVVLADEPTGNIDTETGSEIMALLGEVHARGNTVLLVTHERRIAEHADRIVHIRDGVIESIESLDGTDERDPTDRHGSDGVDGFEAESSGRGDESARDRSEERESADGSAGRGE; translated from the coding sequence GTGAGCCAGCCTGCCTCCACGACGACATCGGCCGAGGACACAGCCGTGGTTCGCCTCGCGGACGTCCGGAAGACCTACGATCTCGGCGGCACCGTCGAGGCGCTCGCCGGCGTCTCGCTGACGCTCGACGAGGGATCGTACACCGCCGTGATGGGACCGAGCGGGTCGGGCAAGAGCACCCTTTTGAATCTCGTGGGTGCGCTCGACACGCCCGACGAGGGCAGTGTCGAGGTCGCGGGCCACGACATCGATACCGATTCCGAGGACGACCGTGCCGCGATCCGTGGGACCGAGATCGGGTTCGTCTTTCAAACCTTTAACCTGATGCCACGATCGAACGCCGTCGAGAACGTCACGCTTCCGCTCGTGTTCGACGACTGGTCGCGCGATCGGCGGCGCGAGCGCGCACAGGAAGTACTGAAACGGGTCGGGCTCGGCGACCGACTCGACCACCGTCCGACCGAGCTTTCGGGGGGACAGCGCCAGCGGGTCGCGATCGCGCGCGCACTCGCGCCCGATCCTTCGGTCGTGCTCGCCGACGAACCCACGGGCAACATCGACACCGAGACCGGCAGCGAGATCATGGCGCTGCTCGGCGAGGTACACGCCCGCGGGAACACCGTCCTGCTCGTGACCCACGAGCGCCGGATCGCCGAGCACGCCGATCGGATCGTCCATATCCGCGACGGCGTGATCGAATCCATCGAGTCACTCGATGGCACCGATGAACGCGATCCCACCGATCGACACGGCAGCGACGGCGTCGATGGTTTCGAGGCCGAGTCCAGCGGGCGCGGCGACGAGTCGGCGCGCGATCGATCCGAGGAACGCGAGTCGGCAGACGGTTCGGCTGGGCGGGGCGAGTGA
- a CDS encoding MaoC family dehydratase: MVGRYYEDYDEGETIEHDKRRTVSEADNQQFCDMTMNQQPLHLDTEFAGESQFGERLVNGLYTMSLAVGLTIPDTSDGTIVANLSYDDVEHPAPVFHGDTIRAHSTVVEKRETSDGERGVVTMHVEAFNQDDDLVCEFDRTTLSLKREHVE; the protein is encoded by the coding sequence ATGGTCGGACGCTACTACGAGGACTACGACGAAGGCGAAACCATCGAGCACGACAAACGCCGGACGGTGAGCGAGGCCGATAACCAACAGTTCTGTGATATGACGATGAACCAGCAGCCGCTCCACCTCGACACCGAGTTCGCCGGGGAGAGCCAGTTCGGCGAGCGCCTCGTCAACGGGCTCTACACGATGAGTCTCGCGGTCGGCCTCACGATCCCCGACACGAGCGACGGCACCATCGTCGCCAACCTCTCGTACGACGACGTCGAACACCCGGCCCCGGTTTTCCACGGCGACACCATCCGTGCGCATTCGACCGTCGTCGAGAAACGCGAGACCAGCGACGGCGAGCGCGGCGTCGTCACGATGCATGTCGAGGCGTTCAACCAGGACGACGACCTCGTCTGCGAGTTCGATCGAACCACGCTCTCGCTGAAACGCGAACACGTCGAGTGA
- a CDS encoding HpcH/HpaI aldolase/citrate lyase family protein, whose product MARRSVLFSPGDRPEMCRKAPETGADVVVFDLEDAVAPARKSEARAAVADVLASGFDPDCEVCVRVSATDPTADLDVLLDDTPDEHRLDALMLPKAETREDVRALAEEATERGRDLPVFALVETARGILHAEAIADAEPTTAVCFGAEDLAADIGASRTGEGTEVLYAREHAVLASSAAGVDAIDTVFTDIENEEGLRTATEFAVDLGYDGKMAIHPAQVGPINDAYTPNPERVEWAEHVLDARAEADADGRGVFRVDGEMIDAPLITQAERVIERADATDR is encoded by the coding sequence ATGGCTCGCAGAAGCGTGCTGTTCTCGCCCGGCGATCGACCCGAGATGTGCCGAAAGGCTCCCGAAACCGGCGCGGACGTCGTGGTGTTCGACCTCGAAGACGCGGTCGCACCCGCCCGGAAATCCGAGGCCCGCGCGGCGGTCGCCGACGTGCTGGCGTCCGGGTTCGATCCCGACTGTGAGGTCTGTGTTCGGGTCAGTGCCACCGATCCGACCGCCGATCTCGACGTCCTCCTCGACGACACACCCGACGAGCACCGTCTCGATGCACTCATGCTACCGAAAGCCGAAACGCGCGAGGACGTTCGCGCGCTCGCCGAGGAGGCCACCGAGCGCGGTCGAGATCTCCCCGTGTTCGCATTAGTCGAGACCGCCCGTGGAATCCTCCACGCCGAGGCGATTGCCGACGCCGAGCCCACCACCGCGGTGTGTTTCGGCGCGGAGGATCTCGCGGCCGACATCGGCGCGAGCCGAACTGGCGAAGGGACGGAAGTGCTCTACGCCCGCGAACACGCCGTCCTCGCGTCGAGCGCGGCCGGCGTCGACGCCATCGATACGGTGTTCACCGATATCGAAAACGAGGAAGGACTCCGGACCGCAACCGAGTTCGCCGTCGACCTCGGCTACGACGGCAAGATGGCGATCCATCCAGCGCAGGTGGGGCCGATCAACGACGCCTACACCCCGAATCCGGAGCGTGTCGAGTGGGCCGAGCACGTGCTCGACGCGCGAGCCGAAGCCGACGCCGACGGTCGAGGCGTCTTCCGGGTCGACGGTGAGATGATCGACGCACCGTTGATCACCCAGGCCGAACGGGTGATCGAACGGGCGGACGCCACCGATCGTTGA
- a CDS encoding class I fructose-bisphosphate aldolase — protein sequence MLALDDSAIARDGKILILAYDHGLEHGPTDFEGLEERMDPQTVFDVATHDAVTSIAVQKGIAEGYYPSYEDDVALLAKLNGTSNLWMGEPDSAVNCSVEYAAELGADAIGFTLYGGSNHEIEMAEEFRDAHEAAREYDLPSVMWSYPRGQGLKDDTDPGTIAYAARQALELGADVAKVKYPGSRDAMEHAVRAAGGPNGTSVIMSGGSKVSDEAFLKNVKAVIDAGGAGLAVGRNIWQRENPTELLDALEAVIFEEASVDAALD from the coding sequence ATGCTCGCACTCGACGACTCGGCGATCGCGCGCGACGGCAAGATCCTGATCCTCGCCTACGATCACGGTCTCGAACACGGCCCGACCGACTTCGAAGGGCTCGAAGAGCGGATGGACCCCCAGACCGTCTTCGACGTCGCGACCCACGACGCGGTCACCTCGATCGCGGTCCAGAAGGGGATCGCGGAGGGGTACTACCCCTCCTACGAGGATGACGTCGCCCTGCTGGCGAAGCTGAACGGCACTTCGAACCTCTGGATGGGCGAGCCCGATTCGGCGGTCAACTGCTCGGTCGAGTACGCCGCCGAGCTGGGCGCGGACGCGATCGGATTCACCCTCTACGGGGGATCGAACCACGAGATCGAGATGGCCGAGGAGTTCCGCGACGCCCACGAGGCCGCCCGCGAGTACGATCTCCCCTCCGTGATGTGGTCGTACCCCCGCGGCCAGGGACTCAAGGACGACACCGATCCAGGGACCATCGCCTACGCCGCGCGCCAGGCGCTCGAACTCGGGGCCGACGTCGCGAAGGTCAAATACCCCGGCAGCCGCGACGCGATGGAACACGCCGTTCGGGCCGCGGGCGGACCCAACGGCACCAGCGTCATCATGTCCGGCGGGTCGAAAGTCTCCGACGAGGCGTTCCTCAAGAACGTGAAGGCCGTGATCGACGCCGGTGGTGCGGGGCTCGCAGTCGGCCGGAACATCTGGCAGCGCGAGAACCCGACCGAGCTCCTCGACGCACTCGAAGCAGTCATCTTCGAGGAGGCGTCAGTCGACGCCGCGCTCGACTGA
- a CDS encoding LolA family protein — MADQEDSRGNRGRVSPAIALALVLVVGAVGGVAFAQSTTDGPSGETVLENAHDQYRSAETLTGSADVTVSNATDERSATVEYALAEEGARMSATYNGTTMTAGTNDSVAWVSAPAVGVQRAWNVENASSWDASEVCEAVQSKAGEAEPPNRSALPDDVNASAVQANVSAIRENVSAVDCESLTTEWTDAKRSMPANWSETNFTATQTGTETVDGTEAYVVEIEHENESVDATGTVWVATEDDRVLKQRVSDGTNATVVRYDDQRFNVSIDESTFAPPAARDSAVGSTTYDEFEAAQDATDRDLPTLNADAFAFEGAAVTNAGGGTTVAQQYVDGASNATLLTTDAESLPYDELNGTAVSVNGDDATAATLEGRTVVVWTEGDITHAVVSEETTDETVALAEAVSG; from the coding sequence ATGGCTGACCAAGAGGACAGTCGCGGGAACCGCGGGCGCGTCTCGCCCGCCATCGCCCTCGCGCTGGTGCTCGTGGTGGGGGCCGTCGGCGGCGTGGCGTTCGCCCAGTCGACCACCGACGGACCGTCCGGGGAGACGGTTCTGGAGAACGCCCACGACCAGTATCGGAGCGCGGAAACCCTGACCGGCAGCGCCGATGTCACCGTCTCGAACGCGACCGACGAACGCTCGGCAACCGTCGAGTACGCGCTCGCCGAGGAGGGCGCACGCATGAGCGCGACGTACAACGGCACAACGATGACCGCCGGAACGAACGACAGCGTCGCGTGGGTCTCCGCTCCCGCGGTCGGCGTCCAGCGCGCGTGGAACGTCGAGAACGCGTCGTCGTGGGACGCAAGCGAGGTCTGTGAAGCCGTCCAGAGCAAGGCGGGCGAGGCAGAGCCGCCGAATCGGTCCGCTCTTCCGGACGACGTGAACGCCTCGGCGGTGCAGGCGAACGTCTCGGCGATCCGTGAGAACGTCTCCGCGGTCGACTGCGAGTCGCTGACGACGGAGTGGACGGACGCGAAGCGATCGATGCCCGCGAACTGGTCCGAAACGAACTTCACTGCGACCCAGACTGGGACCGAGACAGTCGACGGGACCGAGGCCTACGTCGTCGAAATCGAGCACGAAAACGAGAGTGTCGACGCCACCGGGACGGTCTGGGTCGCGACCGAGGATGACCGGGTACTCAAACAGCGCGTGAGCGACGGCACGAACGCGACCGTCGTGCGCTACGACGACCAGCGGTTCAACGTCAGTATCGACGAGAGCACGTTCGCGCCGCCCGCGGCCCGCGATAGCGCGGTCGGATCGACGACCTATGATGAATTCGAGGCGGCACAGGACGCGACCGACCGCGACCTGCCGACGCTCAATGCCGACGCGTTCGCGTTCGAGGGGGCCGCCGTCACCAACGCCGGCGGCGGGACGACCGTCGCCCAGCAGTACGTCGACGGGGCGTCGAACGCCACGCTCCTCACGACCGACGCCGAGAGCCTCCCCTACGACGAACTGAACGGGACTGCCGTCTCGGTGAACGGCGACGACGCCACCGCGGCCACGCTCGAAGGACGGACAGTCGTCGTCTGGACGGAAGGTGACATCACCCACGCAGTCGTGAGCGAGGAGACGACCGACGAGACGGTCGCGCTCGCGGAAGCGGTCTCGGGGTGA